The Actinomyces wuliandei genome contains the following window.
ATCATCAACGGGGAGGTCCCCGGGCGCTTTGTGTGGGCCGACGAGGTGTGCGTCGCCTTTGCCACCATCGAGCCCCACACCGACGGGCACGTCCTGGTGGTGCCGCGCTGCCAGGTCGACTCCTTCACAGACGCCCCCGAGGAGTTGGTGGCCCACCTGGCCGTGGTGGCCAGGCGTGTCGGGGCCACCCAGACGCGGGTCTTCCAGGCCTCCCGGGCTGGGCTCGTGGTCGCCGGCTACGGGGTGGACCACCTCCACCTCCACGTCCTGCCGATCCGCTCGGAGACTGACCTGTCCTTCGCCTCCGCCAGGCACGACGTCCCCGGGGAGGCGCTGGACGCGGCCATGGAGCGGCTGCGGGCTGGGCTGCGTGAGGACGGGTGGGGTGAGTTCGTCCCCTCCCACCTGGGCTCGCCAGCCCGGTAGGCCCGGGTAGGCTCAGACAGGCCTGTGTGGGGTGAGCGGGTCTGAGTGGGCCATTGGAGTGGGTCAGCGGTGGGGGCGCATGACGTGGCCACGGGTGGAGGGGGTTCCACGACGTGGCTGGCGCACCCGGTGCCGCAGCAGGACCGCCCCCAGCACGGCCGAGACCACGGTGCCCAGGAGCACGGCGGCCCGGGCGTGGTCGGTGGTGTCTCCCTCCCCGAAGGCCAGGCCCGCGATCAGCAGGGACACGGTGAAACCGATGCCTGCGATCGCCGCCAGGGCGAGGACGTCGGGGTTGTCGACCCCGTGCCCCAGCCGGAGGCTGGTGAAGCGGGTGAGCAGGACCACCGCCCCCCAGATCCCCAGGACCTTGCCCACGGGGAGGCCCAGGTAGACGCCGATGGCGGCGGGGTCGGCCAGCGCCTCGACCAGGCCGCCTCCGTCAACGATGTTGACCCCGGCGGCGAACAGGGCGAAGACCGGTAGCGCCAGCCCCGCGCTCCAGGGGTGCACCAGGTGGGTGAAGCGGGCTGTCATGCCGGTGGGCTCGGCGCGTGTGGGGCGGGCAGGCACCGTCATCCCCAGCAGGACGCCGGCGATGGTGGCGTGGACGCCGCTGGCGTGCATGAGCCACCAGGCTGCCAGGCCCAGCGGGACGAGCAGGTACCAGTGGGTGGTCCCCCGGCGCACCAGGAGGGCGAAGACTCCCGTGACGGCCAGCGCGCCCAGCAGCGCCAGGGGGTTGAGCCCCTGGGAGTAGAAGAAGGCGATGACGATGATCGCCAGCAGGTCGTCGACCACGGCCAGGGTCAGCAGGAAGGTGCGTGCCGCAGGGGGCATGCCGCGTCCGAAGATGGACAGGACTGCCACGGCGAAGGCGATGTCCGTAGCCGTGGGCACCGCCCAGCCGTCGAGGCTGCCCCCTGAGGAGGTCAGCTGGACGGCGACGTAGACCAGGGCCGGGCCGACCATCCCGAAGACGGCGGCCAGCATCGGCAGGCTCGCCTCCCTGAGGTCGCGCAGTGAGCCGACGACGAGCTCCTGCTTGAGCTCCAGGCCGACGGCGAAGAAGAACACCACGAGGATCCCGTCCGAGGCCCAGTGCGCCAGGGACAGGTCCAGGTGCAGCGCGTGAGGCCCCACCACGGTGTGTGACAGCGACTCGTAGGCGCCCCGCCACGGGGAGTTGGCCCAGACCAGGGCCACGGCGGCGGCGGCCACCATGAGGAGCCCGGAGACGACCTCCGACTCCAGGGCGTGGTGGGCGCGGGCGAGCAGCGCGCGCGGTCGGGGGCGCCGGGAGGCCGTCCGGGTGCGGTCGGAGGACGGTGCTGGAGTCATGTGTGCCTCTCGTGAGGGGAGGCCGCCCCAGGGGGCTCGGCCCTCCAGGTGGGAGGGCCTGCTTGTCCAGCCGGGAGGGCCGTCCGGTGGTCGTCGGTGGGCCAGGCTACCTGAGACGCTGGGTGCCGGTCAGGCTGCTGCGCGGGTGGAGGAGTCGGCAGGACCCGGCAGGGTGACGTGTGTCAACGTCCGTGGGCAAGGGAGGGACAGGGCTGGCAGGGCTGGCAGGCGCTAGGCTGTGGCTGCCTGGCGTGCCCGACCTCCCCGTCCTGGGGCGGGTGCCGTGCCGTCTCCCGGGCGCTCAGCCAGGGCAGCCTGCGGTCCGGCGGCCGGGCGCGCGCCCAGAGCCGCGACCGCACCAGACCACAGAATGAGAGCAGCGCCACGATGACCCAGGCCCGTTCCCGAACCCAGCCCGCCAGCCAGCAGCCGGACGACGCCGAGGCCACCCCCTACCGCTACACGGCCGGGCTGGCCGGCGCCATCGAGACCTCCTGGCAGGACCGCTGGGAGGAGGAGGGGACCTTCTACGCCGACAACCCGGTGGGGACGCTGGCAGGACCCAGGGCGCAGCAGGAGAAGCTCTTCCTGCTGGACATGTTCCCCTACCCCTCGGGCAAGGGGTTGCACGTGGGGCACCCTCTGGGCTACATCGCCACTGACGTCGTCGCCCGCTTCAGCCGCATGACCGGCAGGAACGTGCTGTACACGATGGGCTACGACGCCTTCGGCCTGCCTGCGGAGCAGTACGCCGTGGCCACCGGCCAGCACCCGCGGACCTCCACCGAGACCAACATCGCCACCATGCGCCGCCAGCTGCGCCGCCTGGGGCTGTCCCACGACCCGCGCCGGTCCCTGGCCACCATCGACGTGGACTACGTGCGCTGGACCCAGTGGATCTTCCTGCAGGTCTTCAACTCCTGGTTCGACCCTGAGGCCCAGCGCCGCGACGGCCGCGGCCGGGGCGCCGCCCGGCCGGTCTGCGAGCTGGTGGAGAAGCTGGCCAGCGGCCAGGTGGCGGTGCCTGACGGGCGGGACTGGTCCGAGCTGGACCCGGGGGAGCGCAGCGACGTCATCGACTCCTTCCGGCTGGCCTACGTCACCTCCGCCCCGGTCAACTGGTGCCCGGGCCTGGGGACCGTGCTGGCCAACGAGGAGGTCACGGCCGAGGGCCGCTCCGAGCGCGGCAACTACCCGGTGTTCCAGCGCAACCTCCGCCAGTGGATGATGCGGATCACCGCCTACGCCGACCGCCTGGCCGAGGACCTGGACACGGTGGACTGGCCGGAGAAGGTCAGGCTCATGCAGCGCAACTGGATCGGGCGCTCCGAGGGTGCGGAGGTCGCTTTCAGCGTGCCTGCGGCCGGCCCCGATGCTGAGCTCGTGGTCTACACCACACGGCCTGACACCCTCTTCGGTGCCACCTTCATGGTGGTGGCCCCTGAGCACCCGCTGCTGGGCGGGTCGGGCTCCTCCGCCTCCGCGCGCTCTGCGGAGGAGGTGGCGCAGGACGCGGCCGCCCTGGCCGTGCCTGCTGCCTGGCCCAAGGGCACCAAGGAGGCCTGGACCGGTGGCTACGCCACCCCGGCCCAGGCCGTGGCCGCCTACCGCGCCCAGGCGGCGGCAGCCACCGAGGCCGAGCGCAGCGACGAGGGCCGGGCCAAGACCGGGGTCTTCACCGGGCTGTTCGGGGTCAACCCCGTCAACGGGGCACAGGTGCCGGTGTTCGTGGCCGACTACGTGCTCATGGGCTACGGGACCGGAGCCATCATGGCGGTGCCCTCGGGCGACCAGCGTGACTGGGAGTTCGCCCGGGCCTACGACCTGGACGTCGTGGCGACCGTGGCGCTGCCCGAGGGCGCGTCCCTGGAGGAGGGGGCGTGGACCGGTGACGGTGAGCTCGTCAACTCCGCCAACGAGGAGATCAGCCTCAACGGGATGGGGGTGGAGGAGGCCAAGACGGCCGTCACGGCGTGGCTGGAGTCCAAGGGGGCGGGCCGGGCCGCAGTCACCTACCGCCTGCGTGACTGGCTGTTCTCCCGGCAGCGCTACTGGGGCGAGCCCTTCCCCGTGGTGTGGGACCAGGAGGGGCGTGTCCACGCCCTGCCCGAGTCGATGCTGCCCGTGGAGCTGCCCGAGGTCACCGACTACTCGCCGCGCTCCTTCGACCCCGACGACGCCGCCAGCGAGCCCGAGCCGCCTCTGAGCAGGGCCACCGAGTGGGTGGAGGTTGAGCTGGACCTGGGGGAGGGCCCCCGGACCTACTACCGCGAGACCAACACGATGCCCCAGTGGGCCGGGTCGTGCTGGTACGAGATGCGCTACGCCGACCCGGACAACGAGGACGCGCTTATCGACCCTGCCAACGAGGCCTACTGGATGGGACCCAGGCCCCAGGACGGCAACACCTCGGGGGGTACCGACCTGTACGTGGGCGGGGTCGAGCACGCCGTGCTGCACCTGTTGTACTCCCGCTTCTGGCACAAGGTGCTCTTCGACCTGGGGGTGGTCTCCTCCTCCGAGCCCTACCACCGCCTGTTCAACCAGGGCTACATCCAGGCCTACGCCTACACCGACTCCCGAGGCCAGTATGTGCCTGCCGAGGAGGTTGAGGAGGCTGAGGGGCCTGACGGCAGCACCGTCTACACCTGGCAGGGCCAGCCGGTCACCCGTGAGTACGGCAAGATGGGCAAGTCCCTGAAGAACATCGTCACCCCTGACGAGATGTACGAGGCCTATGGTGCGGACACCTTCCGCGTCTACGAGATGTCCATGGGGCCGCTGGACGTGGACCGGCCCTGGGAGACCCGGGCGGTGGTGGGGGCGCAGCGTTTCCTGCAGCGCCTGTGGCGCAACGTGGTGGATGAGGCCACTGGTGACACCGTCGTGGTCGACCAGCCTGCCCAGGAGGAGACCCGTCGCCTGGTGGCGCGCACGGTGGTCGGGGTGCGTGAGGACTACGAGGGGATGCGTCTCAACACGGCGATCGCCAAGCTCATCGTGCTCAACAACCACCTCACCGGCCTGGACCCCGTGCCGCGTGAGGCGGTCGAGCCACTGGTCCTCATGACGGCCCCGGTCGCTCCGCACATCGCCGAGGAGCTGTGGAGCAGGCTGGGGCACGAGGGCTCCCTGGCCCGTGAGCCCTTCCCCGAGGTCGCCGACGAGTCCCTGCTGCGCGCTGAGCAGGTGACCTGCGTGGTCCAGGTCCAGGGGAAGGTGCGCGACCGCCTCCAAGTGGACCCGGACATCTCGGAGGAGGAGCTGGAGAAGGCCGCGCTGGCTGCTCCCGGCGTGCGGCGCAGCCTGGACGGCCGGGGCGTGCGCCGGGTCATCGTGCGGGCGCCGAGGCTGGTCAGCATCGTGCCCGAGTGAGTCCAGGACCGTGCCTGGGGGGCGAGCCCTGGTGCCCTTCCTGGTCCCTGCTGGCTGGTCCGGACGCCCCCGGGCTTCCGTTGCCTCGGCCCGGGGGCTGGCGCGTGTCAGCGTCGCCGCAGGGTGCCTAGCACGGAGCGGGAGATCTCCCGGGTGATCTGACGGCCCACGGTGCCCAGGTTCCTCTCCACCTCGCGCCGTCGGCGCTCGGTGGCCCGCTGCGCCTCCTTCTGACGATGCTCGGCGTCCCGCTCGGCCTGCCTGACCAGACGCTGCGCCTGCCTGCGTCGCTGGTCCGCCTCCTTCTGGGCGGCCTTGCGGGCCTCCTCCTCGGCCTGGGCCGCCTCAGCGGCCTGGGCGTCAGCCTCGACCCGGGCCGCCAGCATCTCGTAGGCGGACTCGTTGTCCACCGCGGTGGCGTAGGTTGCTTGCAGGGGGGAGGAGGCCAGCACCTGGAAGACGGTCGTCTCCTGGGCCGGGCCCATGACGGAGGCTGGCGCGTCCACGACCACCGGGGCCACTGGCGCCGGTCGGCCCTTGTCGTCCAGGACACTGACCACGGCCTGCCCGGTTCCCAGGGAGGTCAGCACCTCGGTCAGGTCCAGGGGAGAGGTGGGGAAGGTGGAGACAGCCTTCCTGAGCCTGGCGGCGTCGGCCGGCGTGTGGGCGCGCAGCGCGTGCTGGACGCGGCTGCCCAGCTGGGCCAGGACCTCGTCGGGCAGGTCTGTGGGCGACTGGGTGACCAGGACGATCCCCACGCCCTTGGAGCGGATGAGGTGCACAGTCCGCACCACGGCCTCCAGGAACGCCTTGGAGGCGCCGGAGAACAGCAGGTGGGCCTCGTCAAGGAAGAACACCATGGTGGGCCTGTCCGGGTCGCCCACCTCCGGGAGCACCTCGAAGAGCTCGGCCAGGAGCCACATGAGGAAGGTGGAGAACAGCGTTCCCTGGGACTGGACGTCGGCCAGCTCCAGGGCGGGCTCGCCGAAGAAGACGTCCCCGCCCGCAGCCTCCAGGGCCGACACCTGACGCAGGATGACCCTTGCGGTCGCCGTCGAGACCCCGCCGATGGCACGCAGCTGCTCCTTGCCCTCCTGGGAGCCGGTCAGGTAGTCGATGACGGCCCGCAGGTCCTTGAGGTCCAACAGCGCCAGCCCCTGGGCGTCCGCCCAGTGGAAGACCAGCTGGAGCGCCGAGGTCTGGGTGTCGTTGAGCTCCAGGACGCGTGAGAGCAGGACGGGGCCGAACTCGGTGACCGTGGTGCGGACCGGTGTGCCGCTGGCAGGTGCGTCCGGCTGGGAGCCGCCAAGGCGGAACAGCTCCACCGGGAAGGCCCGACCGCTCCACTCCTGGCCCGTGGCAGCTGTGCGCGCGGTGAGCCTGTCGCTGGCGGGACCCGCCTCAGCCAGGCCGGTGAGGTCACCTTTGACGTCGGACACGAAGACCGGGACCCCGGCGGCAGACAGCCCCTCAGCCAGCAGCTGGAGGGTGTGGGTCTTCCCGGTGCCGGTAGCGCCTGCCACCAGGGCGTGTCGGTTGAGCAGGCCCAGGGGGACACCCACGCGCAGCCCTGCCACTGCGGTAGGCTCCCCCTCTACCTGGGTGTCCAGGTAGGTGCCCACCGGCAGCACCGGGGTGGGGAAGGAGTAGCCGGAGCGTACCTGGGCTGCGTAGTCCGACCCAGTTTCAGCCTCAGCAGTTGCGGGACAGGCCTGGTACCTCGGAGTACCCCTGAGGTCGTGCCGCCTCCGGTGGGCGGGGCGATTTCCACGGCTGTACGGGGCAGGTCGTGCTAGTTACCGCTAGATCCGGCTAGGCTGGTTCCATGACGCTCGCCGTGGTCACCGACTCTGCCGCCTGCCTGCCAGCAGAGTCCTGCGACCGTCACGGTATCGCTGTCGTCCCTCTCCACCACACCGGTGACGGCAGCGGCGACGTACCGTCTGCCGCTGGTGGGACACCAGCCACGTCGCGTCCCAGTGTCGAGGAGCTGGAGCAGGCCTACCGTGATGCGGCGCAGCGGGCTGACGAGGTCCTGGCCCTCCACGTCTCCGGGGTCCTGTCCGGCACGGTGGACAACGCCCGGCTGGCCGCGTCGCGGCTCAACGGTGACAGGCCGGACCTGGTCCGGGTGCTGGACTCCGCCAGCTGCTCCGGGGCACTGGCCCTGGCGGTCCTGGCCGCAGCCCAGGCTCCCGACGCCCGTCGTGGTGCCGCCCTGGCCCGGGAGAGCCTGGCCCGCTCCCACCAGTTCTTCGTCGTCGACGACCTGCGGTACCTGGCGCGGTCAGGACGTATTGACCTCACCACGGCGCGGCTGGGGGGCGTCTTGGGAATTCGCCCGGTCCTGTCCGTCCAGCCTGAGGGGATACGGGCCGTGGAGACGGTGCGGGGCGGTGCGCGTGCCCGCAGGCACATGGTGGCCCAGGTCGTGCGGGCTGCCGGAGGAACGGCGCTGCGCGGACCCCGACGCCCGGCGGACCCGGTGATCCTGACCCTCCAGGCCCCCGAACCTGACCTCCCTGGCCTCAGGGAGGAGGTGGACGCCGCCGTGGCGCGCTCGGGAGCGCGGGTCTCGCAGGTCCTCACCCTGCCGGTGGACAAGGCGCTGGAGGTCCACCTGGGGCCTGGCGCCACAGGGGTCGCGGTGGCACCTCGGCTCCTGGTCCAGGTTCGTGCCTGATCCTGTCCGGAGGGTGCCCGTGCGGGCGCCGTGTGAGCGGCGCCTTGTGAGCGGGCGCTGCCCGGCCACCACAGCGCGTACGGAACTGGCCGTGTCCACAGCCCGTCCTGGCTGACCGGGCACCAACAGCCTCCTCCCGCCTAGCGTCGCTGCCATGAGCGGCAGGAGACCAGCCCCGGGCAGGCCCGGTCACCGGTCTGTGGACAGGCTGGTGCGCCTGGCCTGCGCCCCTGACCCTGAGGAGCCCCCCACCCGTCCTCGGCGGGCCGTGCTCGCCCCCCGTGCTGCTGTCGTGGCGGGCACGCTGCTCATGGTCCTGGCTGCGCTCCTGGCGCTGCGCACAGTCCTGGGTGCCCCCGCAGTGGGGGAGGACGTCCCGAGAGCCGCCGGGACCTCGGGGGCAGGGGAGTCCTCTACCCAGGCGCCTGCCACGGCTCCGGCCACCCTGCCCCAGGGCGTACCGCCGAGCGACCCCCGTGCCACCAGCAGCACCGGAGCCTCTACCCAGCCAGGGCAGGCGGGGTCCTCCCAGGCTACCGGGCAGGTGGTCGTCCACGTGACCGGTGCCGTCGCCTCTCCTGGGGTCGTGGTCCTGGGGCAGGGAGCGCGCGTTGCCGACGCGATCGAGGCGGCTGGCGGGGCGACCCAGGAGGCGGATACCGACCAGCTCAACCTGGCGCGTGTCCTCAGCGACGGGGAGCAGGTGCGCGTCCCCCGTGAGGGCGAGGTCCTGACCGATCAGGAGGCTGGAGCAGGACAGGTCGGGGAGCAGCCGGGACAGTCAGCCTCCGGGGCGGCCCACGACGGGCAGGGACAGGAGGCGAGCGGCCTGGTCAACATCAACACGGCCAGCGCCCTGGAGCTGGAGGGGCTGCCGGGGATCGGGCCGGCGCTGGCCCAGCGGATCGTGGAGCACCGGGAGGCCAACGGTCCCTTTGGCTCCGTGGACGAGCTCACGGAGGTCTCCGGTATAGGACAGGCCAAGCTGGAGGCTCTCAGGGAGGTGGCTGTGGTATGAGGCAGCAAGTTCGGCAGCGTGGGGACCTGGCTGGGGGCAGTCCTGGCCCTGGGACGACTGGCTCAGGGGCTGGCAGCCCGGCGCAGGAGCGCAGGTCCCAGGAACGCGACCACGCCCTGGTGGACAAGGCCCCCGAGCCCCTCGACCTCAGGCTGGTGGCACCAGCCGGCCTGTGCTGGGTCGCAGCGTACTGGGCCGTCGGGGTCGGCGGTGCACACGGGTGGCGCCACGTCCTGGCAGCAGCTGGCGTGTGCCTCGGGGCTGCGATGCTGCTGACCGTGCCGGTGGTCCGGTTCCGGCCGCCACGCCACCGGGCGGACCCGCGCCCAGGCGCCCCGGAGGATCCTCGGGCAGTCGGGTCCGTGAGCGCCAGCCTGCTGCTGTGCGCCCTGGCTGTCTCAGCGGTCCTGACGGTCACTGCCGCCCAGCTGTGGTCGCGTGCGGGGGACCCGCTGGTCCTGGCTGCGGGAACCTCGGTGTCTCCGCCGCAGGCCGCTGGCGCGGTGACGCTGACCGCAACGGTGGGTGAGCAGCCACGGGTCCTGGCCCGGGCCGGGTCCACCACCGTGGTGACCAGCCTGCTGGTGCACAGCGTGGAGGGAGAGCCCTGCAGGCTCACGGCTACGGTACTGGCGGACGCTCAGTGGCTGGACCTGGACATGGGGACGCGGGTCCGGGTGAGGACCCGGCTCCAGCCTGCCGAGGCGGGCAGCTCCCGGGCGGCGGTCATCGGCTCAGGCGCCCTGGTCCAGGTCCTGGCTCCTCCTAGCGGGACCCTGGCGGTCGTGACGTCGCTGCGACAGGGCCTGGCTGCAGCCGTGGCCGGGGAAGAGGGCCAGTCGGAGCAGCCTTCTCGCGCGGCTGGGCCGGGCCAGACCGCACCGACCGACCAGCAGGGCCAGGTGGGCCAGGCAGGAACAGCGCTATGGTGGCACCAGGGTGCCCAGGCCCTGGTGCCCGGCATCGCCCTGGGGGACGACCACGCCCTGCCCACGCAGGTGCGCCTGGACATGCGTACGGTCTCTATGACGCACCTGACCGCAGTGTCTGGGCAGCATGTGGCCATCGTCCTGGGGCTGGGGCTGGGCGCACTGGGCGTCGTGCCGCGACGGTGGCGCGCGGTGGCGGGTGCCGTACTGCTGGGTGGCCTCGTGGTCCTGGTCCGTCCCTCCGGGTCCGTCCTGCGCTCAGCGGCCATGGGCGGTGTCATGCTTGCCGGGGTGGCTGCGGGCAGGCGCTCGGCCTCGGTGCCCGCCCTGTGTGCCGGCGTCCTCCTCCTGCTCCTGGCTGACCCCTTCCAGGCGCGTGACTACGGGTTTGCCCTGTCCGTGGCGGCAACCGCCGGGATCCTGCTGGGAGCACGGCCTGCGGCGGCCCGCCTGTCCCGCTACCTGCCCCGGTGGCTGGCCGCTGCCCTGGCCCTGCCCACGGTTGCCCAGGCGGCCTGTGCTCCCCTCCTGGTTCTCCTCCAGCCACAGGTGGGACTGTGGTCGGTCCCTGCCAACGTCCTGGCGGCCCCGGTGGTCCCCGTGGCCACGGTGAGTGGCATCGCCGCCGCCTTGGTCGCACCGCTGTGGCCTGAGGCGGCCTCTGTGATCGCCTGGCCAGCGCTCGCGTCCTGTGCGTGGCTGGTGGTAACAGCCCGCAGGCTTGCTGGCCTGCCCGGCTCCGCGCTCGCCTGCCCCGGAGGCGTACCCGGGGCGCTGGCCCTGGCCGGGCTGGAGATGGTGGTGCTGGCGGTGGCCAGCCGAGGGCTGCGACGCAGGACAGGAGACGGCCTCAGCCTCCTGTCTGGTCTCCTGTCCCGTGGCAGGCTAGCCCCATGGCACCCACCCGAGCCCCACGGTCCCGCAGCAGGCGCAGCGCACCGGAAGGACCCACGTGGGACCAGGTCGAGCTGGCTCCGGTGGTCCTTGTCAAGGCGGGGGAGGAGGTCCTGGCAGACCGTGCGGTGGCCCGTCTCCTGTCGCAGGCCCGGACGAAGGACCCGACCACGGAGATCATCCGGGTCGAGGCCGCCACCTATGAGGCCCACCAGCTGGACACACTGGTGTCCCCCTCCCTGTTCGGCGAGCCCCGGCTGGTGCTGGTCCCGGCCCTGGAGCAGATGACTGACGCCCTGCTGACCGACCTGCTGGCCTATGTCGGCTCCGCCGCAGCCCTGGCTGACCCGGAGGTCAGCGTCGTCCTACGGCACAACGGTGGGCAGCGCGGCAGAAGGCTCCTGGAGGCCGTCGGGTCCTCTGGCTACCCCGTGGTCTCCTGCCCTCCGGTGAAGTCCCCCCGGGACAAGTCCGCGTTGGTGAGCGCCGACGTGGCACGAGCGGGCCGACGCATCGAGCCGGAGGCCGTCGGTGCCCTCGTGGACGCGCTGGGAAGTGACCTGCGCGAGCTGTGCTCGGCAGCTGACCAGCTTCTCGCTGACACCCAGGGGACAATCACCGCCGAGCACGTGAGCACCTACTATGCCGGACGCATTGAGGCCACCGGCTTCACCGTGGCGGACGCCGCAGCCGCAGGCAGCACCTCGGCAGCCATCACCGCGCTGCGCCACGCCGTGGCCACCGGGACCGACCCGGTGGTGGTCGTGGCGGCGCTGGCGACCAAGGTCCGCCAGCTGGCACGTGTGGCCGCCGCCGGAGGCCGACGCATGAGCCCGGCCGACCTGGGCATGGCGCCCTGGCAGGTGGACCGGGCGCGGCGCGAGCTCTCCGGCTGGTCCGACGACGCCCTGGCCACGGCTATCGTGGCGGTCGCCAGGGCTGACGCCGAGGTCAAGGGAGGCAGTCGGGACGCTGTCTACGCCGTCGAGCGCGCCGTGCTCACCGTGTGCCGTGCCCGCAGCAGGGGAACGACCTCGCGGCGGTGAAGCCACGAGGGTGAGTCAGGAGGCTGGCCATGAGCAAGCCAGCCGGGTGCGTGCGCCCGGGACGGGCCGCCGAGTGGCTAGGCCCCTTGGTACCTAGCGCTTCCTGTACAGGGCCTTGGTGGCGTAGACAGGCTCGTTGGTGACCTGGACCCCCAGGGCGCGCAGTATCCCCTCGTCCACGGGACCCAGGATGGTGGAGGTGTGCACGTCGCAGCCACGCAGGTTGTCCAGCTGCTCCAGGGCTCGACGGGCGTTGCTGTCCCCGTTGGCGGACACGGCCAGGGCGATGAGGACCTCGTCGGTGTGCAGGCGGGGATTGTGGGAGCCCAGGTGCCTGGTCTTGAGCGTCTGGATCGGCTCGATCGAGGCCGGGGCCAGCAGGTCGACGTCATCAAGCCCGGCCAGGACCTTGAGCGCGTTGAGCAGCATGGCCGAGCAGGCTCCCAGCAGCGCCGACGTCTTGCCGGTGACAATCCGCCCGTCCGGCAGCTCGACAGCGGCAGCAGGAGCGTCGGTGGACTCCGCTACCTGCAGGGCGGGCCGCACCACCGGCCGGTCCTCCTTGCTCGCGCCGACCTTGGCCATGAGAAGGGATATCCGGTCGGACTGGACGGACTCCACTGCGTCACGCCTCTCCGCCACCAGCGCCTTGTAGTAGCGGCGGATGACCTCCTGGACAGCCGCCTGGCGGCAGGCCTCGTCGTCACTGATGCAGTACCCGGCCATGTTGACGCCCATGTCCGTGGGGGAGGCGTAGGGGGAGGAGCCGAGGATCTCCTCGAACAGACGGGTCAGTACGGGGAAGACCTCCACGTCGCGGTTGTAGTTGACGGCCTGGGTGCCGTGGGCCGCCAGGTGGAAGGGATCGATCATGTTGACGTCGTCAAGGTCCGCCGTGGCTGCCTCGTAGGCGATGTTGACCGGGTGGTCCAGAGGCAGGTTCCAGATGGGGAAGGTCTCGAACTTGGCGTAGCCGGAGGCGATGCCGCGCCGGTGGTCGTGGTAGAGCTGGGACAGGCAGGTGGCCATCTTGCCTGAGCCCGGTCCGGGAGCGGTGACGACGACCAGGTCGCGGCTCGTCTCAATGTACTCGTTGCGCCCGTAGCCCTCCTCGGAGACGATCCGAGTCACGTCGCCCGGGTAGCCGGGGATGGGGAAGTGACGGTAGACCCTGATGCCCAGGCTCTCCAGCTTGCGCCTGAAGTCCTGGGCCTGGCGGTTGTCGTCCGTCCACTGGGTGATGACGACGCTGCCCACGTACAGCCCGTAGCCCCTGAAGGCGTCGACGTGGCGCAGCAGGTCGTCCTCGT
Protein-coding sequences here:
- a CDS encoding HIT family protein, translated to MTASETSGTSPHASATSDSPAVSGGTGTTREAGATEPTLFTRIINGEVPGRFVWADEVCVAFATIEPHTDGHVLVVPRCQVDSFTDAPEELVAHLAVVARRVGATQTRVFQASRAGLVVAGYGVDHLHLHVLPIRSETDLSFASARHDVPGEALDAAMERLRAGLREDGWGEFVPSHLGSPAR
- the nhaA gene encoding Na+/H+ antiporter NhaA; the protein is MTPAPSSDRTRTASRRPRPRALLARAHHALESEVVSGLLMVAAAAVALVWANSPWRGAYESLSHTVVGPHALHLDLSLAHWASDGILVVFFFAVGLELKQELVVGSLRDLREASLPMLAAVFGMVGPALVYVAVQLTSSGGSLDGWAVPTATDIAFAVAVLSIFGRGMPPAARTFLLTLAVVDDLLAIIVIAFFYSQGLNPLALLGALAVTGVFALLVRRGTTHWYLLVPLGLAAWWLMHASGVHATIAGVLLGMTVPARPTRAEPTGMTARFTHLVHPWSAGLALPVFALFAAGVNIVDGGGLVEALADPAAIGVYLGLPVGKVLGIWGAVVLLTRFTSLRLGHGVDNPDVLALAAIAGIGFTVSLLIAGLAFGEGDTTDHARAAVLLGTVVSAVLGAVLLRHRVRQPRRGTPSTRGHVMRPHR
- a CDS encoding leucine--tRNA ligase, translating into MTQARSRTQPASQQPDDAEATPYRYTAGLAGAIETSWQDRWEEEGTFYADNPVGTLAGPRAQQEKLFLLDMFPYPSGKGLHVGHPLGYIATDVVARFSRMTGRNVLYTMGYDAFGLPAEQYAVATGQHPRTSTETNIATMRRQLRRLGLSHDPRRSLATIDVDYVRWTQWIFLQVFNSWFDPEAQRRDGRGRGAARPVCELVEKLASGQVAVPDGRDWSELDPGERSDVIDSFRLAYVTSAPVNWCPGLGTVLANEEVTAEGRSERGNYPVFQRNLRQWMMRITAYADRLAEDLDTVDWPEKVRLMQRNWIGRSEGAEVAFSVPAAGPDAELVVYTTRPDTLFGATFMVVAPEHPLLGGSGSSASARSAEEVAQDAAALAVPAAWPKGTKEAWTGGYATPAQAVAAYRAQAAAATEAERSDEGRAKTGVFTGLFGVNPVNGAQVPVFVADYVLMGYGTGAIMAVPSGDQRDWEFARAYDLDVVATVALPEGASLEEGAWTGDGELVNSANEEISLNGMGVEEAKTAVTAWLESKGAGRAAVTYRLRDWLFSRQRYWGEPFPVVWDQEGRVHALPESMLPVELPEVTDYSPRSFDPDDAASEPEPPLSRATEWVEVELDLGEGPRTYYRETNTMPQWAGSCWYEMRYADPDNEDALIDPANEAYWMGPRPQDGNTSGGTDLYVGGVEHAVLHLLYSRFWHKVLFDLGVVSSSEPYHRLFNQGYIQAYAYTDSRGQYVPAEEVEEAEGPDGSTVYTWQGQPVTREYGKMGKSLKNIVTPDEMYEAYGADTFRVYEMSMGPLDVDRPWETRAVVGAQRFLQRLWRNVVDEATGDTVVVDQPAQEETRRLVARTVVGVREDYEGMRLNTAIAKLIVLNNHLTGLDPVPREAVEPLVLMTAPVAPHIAEELWSRLGHEGSLAREPFPEVADESLLRAEQVTCVVQVQGKVRDRLQVDPDISEEELEKAALAAPGVRRSLDGRGVRRVIVRAPRLVSIVPE
- a CDS encoding helicase HerA-like domain-containing protein — translated: MGTYLDTQVEGEPTAVAGLRVGVPLGLLNRHALVAGATGTGKTHTLQLLAEGLSAAGVPVFVSDVKGDLTGLAEAGPASDRLTARTAATGQEWSGRAFPVELFRLGGSQPDAPASGTPVRTTVTEFGPVLLSRVLELNDTQTSALQLVFHWADAQGLALLDLKDLRAVIDYLTGSQEGKEQLRAIGGVSTATARVILRQVSALEAAGGDVFFGEPALELADVQSQGTLFSTFLMWLLAELFEVLPEVGDPDRPTMVFFLDEAHLLFSGASKAFLEAVVRTVHLIRSKGVGIVLVTQSPTDLPDEVLAQLGSRVQHALRAHTPADAARLRKAVSTFPTSPLDLTEVLTSLGTGQAVVSVLDDKGRPAPVAPVVVDAPASVMGPAQETTVFQVLASSPLQATYATAVDNESAYEMLAARVEADAQAAEAAQAEEEARKAAQKEADQRRRQAQRLVRQAERDAEHRQKEAQRATERRRREVERNLGTVGRQITREISRSVLGTLRRR
- a CDS encoding DegV family protein: MTLAVVTDSAACLPAESCDRHGIAVVPLHHTGDGSGDVPSAAGGTPATSRPSVEELEQAYRDAAQRADEVLALHVSGVLSGTVDNARLAASRLNGDRPDLVRVLDSASCSGALALAVLAAAQAPDARRGAALARESLARSHQFFVVDDLRYLARSGRIDLTTARLGGVLGIRPVLSVQPEGIRAVETVRGGARARRHMVAQVVRAAGGTALRGPRRPADPVILTLQAPEPDLPGLREEVDAAVARSGARVSQVLTLPVDKALEVHLGPGATGVAVAPRLLVQVRA
- a CDS encoding helix-hairpin-helix domain-containing protein, encoding MSGRRPAPGRPGHRSVDRLVRLACAPDPEEPPTRPRRAVLAPRAAVVAGTLLMVLAALLALRTVLGAPAVGEDVPRAAGTSGAGESSTQAPATAPATLPQGVPPSDPRATSSTGASTQPGQAGSSQATGQVVVHVTGAVASPGVVVLGQGARVADAIEAAGGATQEADTDQLNLARVLSDGEQVRVPREGEVLTDQEAGAGQVGEQPGQSASGAAHDGQGQEASGLVNINTASALELEGLPGIGPALAQRIVEHREANGPFGSVDELTEVSGIGQAKLEALREVAVV